One window of the Dreissena polymorpha isolate Duluth1 chromosome 5, UMN_Dpol_1.0, whole genome shotgun sequence genome contains the following:
- the LOC127831815 gene encoding galectin-4-like, translating into MAIVIKNPTTPYVGPIPVGMTEGATIHVRGTTELHHSGFLISLQCGSSTDPRSDCALAFTPRFSEQQVGRNSLQNGCWGLEESHGSVTFRLGENVDMSIVVHAGYYTVMVNGRHFCDYNHRIPLYRVSHISVEQGIRIREIVFETPTGYPHPTPGYPCIQTGPSGPVGSILHPSVPFVHNLGSVYPGRMIFISGIPHPFPTRIQVNFESKLNGPDIAFHCDFRINYLGDHNVIVRNTLAKNKWGPEERAVSNFPLIPNVFFEMIFLVEQHCFKVAVNNVHLLEYKHRVQPLSKFTFVRIDGDVNITQVRYQ; encoded by the exons ACTACGCCTTACGTGGGCCCCATTCCCGTGGGGATGACAGAGGGTGCCACTATCCACGTGAGAGGAACCACCGAGCTTCACCACTCAGG GTTCCTGATCAGCCTTCAGTGTGGCAGCAGTACGGACCCCAGGAGCGACTGTGCACTGGCATTCACTCCGCGCTTCAGCGAACAACAG GTCGGCCGGAACAGTCTGCAGAACGGCTGTTGGGGATTGGAAGAGAGTCACGGAAGTGTCACCTTCCGCCTCGGCGAAAATGTGGACATGTCGATCGTGGTTCATGCAGGCTATTATACG GTGATGGTGAACGGTCGCCACTTCTGCGACTACAATCACCGCATCCCTCTATACCGGGTGAGTCACATCTCCGTGGAACAGGGGATCCGTATCCGGGAGATTGTATTTGAGACACCAACGGGATACCCCCATCCG ACGCCCGGATACCCTTGTATTCAAACCGGACCTTCTGGGCCTGTCGGGTCGATTCTCCATCCG TCCGTTCCGTTCGTACACAACTTGGGGTCCGTCTATCCGGGAAGGATGATTTTCATAAGCGGTATCCCACATCCTTTTCCCACAAG AATCCAAGTCAACTTCGAGAGCAAGCTGAACGGGCCGGACATTGCCTTCCACTGCGACTTCCGGATCAACTACCTTGGGGATCATAACGTGATCGTGCGCAACACGCTGGCAAAAAATAAGTGGGGACCAGAAGAGCGCGCCGTCAGTAACTTTCCCTTGATCCCGAATGTCTTTTTTGAGATGATATTCCTCGTGGAGCAGCATTGCTTTAAG GTTGCAGTGAACAATGTCCATCTTCTGGAATACAAACATAGGGTGCAGCCACTGAGCAAGTTTACGTTTGTGAGAATAGATGGTGACGTCAATATCACGCAAGTGCGCTACCAGTGA